In the genome of Hippoglossus hippoglossus isolate fHipHip1 chromosome 12, fHipHip1.pri, whole genome shotgun sequence, one region contains:
- the LOC117772162 gene encoding proteinase-activated receptor 2-like isoform X2 — MDLTRCLWLVSMFCCCCISVTSDKAKGRGFIGVKDPENSGQVVVDRATADTLKSNLTTVFLPIIYIIVFLVGLPANGMALWVFLFRTKKKHPSSIYMANLALADLLFVIWTPLKIAYHLNGNNWIYGEPLCKVLVSFFYGNMYCSILFITCLSVQRYWVVAHPLSQQSKNTKVAVGVCVSIWAFIWLTTTPLYLYDHTARLKDPNITTCHDVNIIEDLENPFPSVRLPYYYFIFMAVVVFLIPCVVIVVAYILLLRALGNSMEESTAAKNRHRAVVLIVTVLVTFVVCFIPSNIMLVVHYALLKNGVINNGYAFYISTLCLASLNSCLDPFIYYFVSEDFRNHVKNTLLCRSSRSVERMRVSFSSMKYSRKSKSYVSDTGNTQSSTC, encoded by the exons ATGGATTTAACTCGGTGCTTGTGGCTCGTGTcaatgttctgctgctgctgcatctctgTCACCTCAG ATAAGGCCAAAGGACGGGGGTTCATCGGGGTTAAGGACCCTGAAAACTCTGGACAAGTTGTTGTGGACCGTGCGACAGCAGACACGTTGAAGAGTAACCTCACCACAGTCTTTCTCCCAATCATCTACATCATCGTATTTTTAGTGGGACTTCCTGCCAACGGCATGGCACTCTGGGTCTTCCTCTTCAGGACCAAAAAGAAGCACCCGTCATCAATCTACATGGCAAACCTGGCACTGGCTGACCTGCTCTTTGTCATTTGGACGCCCCTAAAAATCGCCTACCACTTAAACGGCAACAACTGGATCTATGGAGAGCCGCTGTGCAAAGTCCTTGTGAGCTTCTTCTACGGGAACATGTACTGCTCCATTCTGTTCATCACTTGTCTCAGTGTGCAGAGGTACTGGGTCGTGGCTCACCCTCTGTCCCAGCAGAGTAAGAACACCAAAGTggctgttggtgtgtgtgtctccatctgGGCTTTCATCTGGCTCACCACCACCCCTCTGTACCTGTATGACCACACTGCCAGGCTCAAAGACCCGAACATCACCACCTGCCATGATGTCAACATCATAGAAGACCTAGAAAATCCATTCCCCTCTGTCCGGCTCCCGTACTACTACTTCATCTTCATGGCCGTCGTTGTGTTCCTCATCCCTTGTGTAGTGATCGTTGTGGCCTATATTCTGTTACTCAGAGCTTTGGGGAACAGCATGGAGGAAAGTACGGCAGCAAAGAACCGACACAGAGCCGTGGTGTTGATCGTGACCGTCCTGGTGACATTCGTGGTGTGTTTCATCCCCAGTAACATCATGCTTGTGGTGCATTACGCTCTCCTGAAGAATGGAGTGATAAATAACGGTTACGCCTTCTACATCTCCACATTATGCCTGGCCAGTCTCAACAGCTGCCTGGACCCGTTCATCTACTACTTTGTGTCCGAGGACTTCAGGAACCACGTGAAGAACACTTTGCTGTGCcgcagcagcaggtctgtggaGAGGATGAGAGTTTCATTCAGCTCCATGAAATACTCCAGGAAGAGCAAGTCATATGTGTCAGACACAgggaacacacagagcagcacatgTTAG
- the LOC117772162 gene encoding proteinase-activated receptor 2-like isoform X1, whose protein sequence is MDLTRCLWLVSMFCCCCISVTSDKAKGRGFIGVKDPENSGQVVVDPETAETLKSNLTTVFLPIIYIIVFIVGLPANGMALWVFLFRTKKKRPSSIYLANLALADLLFVIWTPLKIAYHLNGNNWIYGEPLCKVLVSFFYGNMYCSILSITCLSVQRYWVVAHPLSQQSKNTKVAVGVCVSIWAFIWLTTTPLYLYDHTARLKDPNIITCHDVNIIKNLTDPFPSVRLPYYYFIFMAVVVFLIPCVVIVVAYILLLRALGNSMQESTAAKNRHRSRVLILTVLVTFMVCFIPSNIMLVVHYTLLKNGVKNNGYAFYISTLCLASLNSCLDPFIYYFVSEDFRNHVKNTFLCRSIRTVKRMSISFSSVKYSRKSKSSTSDTGNTKQHMLAR, encoded by the exons ATGGATTTAACTCGGTGCTTGTGGCTCGTGTcaatgttctgctgctgctgcatctctgTCACCTCAG ATAAGGCCAAAGGACGGGGGTTCATCGGGGTTAAGGACCCTGAAAACTCTGGACAAGTTGTTGTGGACC CAGA GACAGCAGAGACGTTGAAGAGTAACCTCACCACAGTCTTTCTCCCAATCATCTACATCATCGTATTTATTGTGGGACTTCCTGCCAACGGCATGGCACTCTGGGTCTTCCTCTTCAGGACCAAAAAGAAGCGGCCGTCATCAATCTACTTGGCCAACCTGGCACTGGCTGACCTGCTCTTTGTCATTTGGACGCCCCTAAAAATCGCCTACCACTTAAACGGCAACAACTGGATCTATGGAGAGCCACTGTGCAAAGTCCTTGTGAGCTTCTTCTATGGGAACATGTACTGCTCCATTCTGTCCATCACCTGTCTCAGTGTGCAGAGGTACTGGGTCGTGGCTCACCCTCTGTCCCAGCAGAGCAAGAACACCAAAGTGGCTGTTGGCGTGTGTGTCTCCATCTGGGCTTTCATCTGGCTCACCACCACCCCTCTGTACCTGTATGACCACACTGCCAGGCTCAAAGACCCGAACATCATCACCTGCCATGACGTCAACATCATAAAAAACCTCACAGATCCATTCCCCTCTGTCCGGCTCCCGTACTACTACTTCATCTTCATGGCCGTCGTTGTGTTCCTCATCCCTTGTGTAGTGATCGTTGTGGCCTATATTCTGTTACTCAGAGCTTTGGGGAACAGCATGCAGGAAAGTACGGCAGCAAAGAACCGACACAGATCCAGGGTGTTGATCTTGACCGTCCTGGTGACATTCATGGTGTGTTTCATCCCCAGTAACATCATGCTGGTGGTGCATTACACTCTACTGAAGAATGGAGTGAAAAATAACGGTTACGCCTTCTACATCTCCACATTATGCCTGGCCAGTCTCAACAGCTGCCTGGACCCGTTCATCTACTACTTTGTGTCCGAGGACTTCAGGAACCACGTGAAGAACACTTTTCTGTGCCGCAGCATCCGGACTGTGAAGAGGATGAGCATTTCATTCAGCTCCGTGAAATACTCCAGGAAGAGCAAGTCAAGTACGTCAGACACAGGGAACACAAAGCAGCACATGTTAGCCAGATAA
- the LOC117772162 gene encoding proteinase-activated receptor 2-like isoform X3, which translates to MCLFLEGTNEQEFVVGNATAETLKSNLTTVFLPIIYIIVFIVGLPANGMALWVFLFRTKKKRPSSIYLANLALADLLFVIWTPLKIAYHLNGNNWIYGEPLCKVLVSFFYGNMYCSILSITCLSVQRYWVVAHPLSQQSKNTKVAVGVCVSIWAFIWLTTTPLYLYDHTARLKDPNIITCHDVNIIKNLTDPFPSVRLPYYYFIFMAVVVFLIPCVVIVVAYILLLRALGNSMQESTAAKNRHRSRVLILTVLVTFMVCFIPSNIMLVVHYTLLKNGVKNNGYAFYISTLCLASLNSCLDPFIYYFVSEDFRNHVKNTFLCRSIRTVKRMSISFSSVKYSRKSKSSTSDTGNTKQHMLAR; encoded by the coding sequence atgtgtttatttttagaaGGGACCAATGAACAGGAATTTGTTGTGGGCAACGCGACAGCAGAGACGTTGAAGAGTAACCTCACCACAGTCTTTCTCCCAATCATCTACATCATCGTATTTATTGTGGGACTTCCTGCCAACGGCATGGCACTCTGGGTCTTCCTCTTCAGGACCAAAAAGAAGCGGCCGTCATCAATCTACTTGGCCAACCTGGCACTGGCTGACCTGCTCTTTGTCATTTGGACGCCCCTAAAAATCGCCTACCACTTAAACGGCAACAACTGGATCTATGGAGAGCCACTGTGCAAAGTCCTTGTGAGCTTCTTCTATGGGAACATGTACTGCTCCATTCTGTCCATCACCTGTCTCAGTGTGCAGAGGTACTGGGTCGTGGCTCACCCTCTGTCCCAGCAGAGCAAGAACACCAAAGTGGCTGTTGGCGTGTGTGTCTCCATCTGGGCTTTCATCTGGCTCACCACCACCCCTCTGTACCTGTATGACCACACTGCCAGGCTCAAAGACCCGAACATCATCACCTGCCATGACGTCAACATCATAAAAAACCTCACAGATCCATTCCCCTCTGTCCGGCTCCCGTACTACTACTTCATCTTCATGGCCGTCGTTGTGTTCCTCATCCCTTGTGTAGTGATCGTTGTGGCCTATATTCTGTTACTCAGAGCTTTGGGGAACAGCATGCAGGAAAGTACGGCAGCAAAGAACCGACACAGATCCAGGGTGTTGATCTTGACCGTCCTGGTGACATTCATGGTGTGTTTCATCCCCAGTAACATCATGCTGGTGGTGCATTACACTCTACTGAAGAATGGAGTGAAAAATAACGGTTACGCCTTCTACATCTCCACATTATGCCTGGCCAGTCTCAACAGCTGCCTGGACCCGTTCATCTACTACTTTGTGTCCGAGGACTTCAGGAACCACGTGAAGAACACTTTTCTGTGCCGCAGCATCCGGACTGTGAAGAGGATGAGCATTTCATTCAGCTCCGTGAAATACTCCAGGAAGAGCAAGTCAAGTACGTCAGACACAGGGAACACAAAGCAGCACATGTTAGCCAGATAA
- the LOC117772165 gene encoding proteinase-activated receptor 2-like, producing MCLFLVEADNRGFIVVEVTDKPGQEVVGNATTETLKSNLTTVFLPIIYIIVFIVGLPANGMALWVFLFRTKKKQPSSIYLANLALADLLFVICTPLKIAYHLNGNNWIYGEPLCKVLVSFFYGNMYCSILSITCLSVQRYWVVAHPLSQQSKNTKVAVGVCVSIWAFIWLTTTPLYLYDQTAELKEPNIITCHDVNIIKNLTDPFPSVRLPYYYFMFMAVVVFLIPCVVIVVAYILLLRALGNSMQESTAAKNRHRSRLLIVTVLVTFVVCFIPSNIMLVVHYTLLKNGVINNGYGFYISTLCLASLNSCLDPFIYYFVSEDFRNHVKNTLLCRSIRTVERMRVSFSSVKYSRKSKSSTSDTGNTQSSTC from the coding sequence atgtgtttatttttagttgAGGCCGACAATCGGGGGTTCATCGTGGTTGAGGTCACTGACAAACCTGGACAAGAGGTTGTGGGCAACGCGACAACAGAGACGTTGAAGAGTAACCTCACCACAGTCTTTCTCCCAATCATCTACATCATCGTATTTATTGTGGGACTTCCTGCCAACGGCATGGCACTCTGGGTCTTCCTCTTCAGGACCAAAAAGAAGCAGCCGTCATCAATCTACTTGGCAAACCTGGCACTGGCTGACCTGCTCTTTGTCATTTGCACACCCCTAAAAATCGCCTACCACTTAAACGGCAACAACTGGATCTATGGAGAGCCACTGTGCAAAGTCCTTGTGAGCTTCTTCTACGGGAACATGTACTGCTCCATTCTGTCCATCACCTGTCTCAGTGTGCAGAGGTACTGGGTCGTGGCTCACCCTCTGTCCCAGCAGAGCAAGAACACCAAAGTggctgttggtgtgtgtgtctccatctgGGCTTTCATCTGGCTCACCACCACCCCTCTGTACCTGTATGACCAAACTGCCGAGCTCAAAGAACCAAACATCATCACCTGCCATGACGTCAACATCATAAAAAACCTCACAGATCCATTCCCCTCTGTCCGGCTCCCATACTACTACTTCATGTTCATGGCCGTCGTTGTGTTCCTCATCCCTTGTGTAGTGATCGTTGTGGCCTATATTCTGTTACTCAGAGCTCTGGGGAACAGCATGCAGGAAAGTACGGCAGCAAAGAACCGACACAGATCCAGGCTGTTGATCGTGACCGTCCTGGTGACATTCGTGGTGTGTTTCATCCCCAGTAACATCATGCTGGTGGTGCATTACACTCTACTGAAGAATGGAGTGATAAATAACGGTTACGGCTTCTACATCTCCACATTATGCCTGGCCAGTCTCAACAGCTGCCTGGACCCGTTCATCTACTACTTTGTGTCCGAGGACTTCAGGAACCACGTGAAGAACACTTTGTTGTGCCGCAGCATCCGGACTGTGGAGAGGATGAGAGTTTCCTTCAGCTCCGTGAAATACTCCAGGAAGAGCAAGTCAAGTACGTCAGACACAgggaacacacagagcagcacatgTTAG
- the ch25hl2 gene encoding cholesterol 25-hydroxylase-like protein 2 has translation MSTGRLLRTEALSWMTNVDNVTGGQSHDLVLQPLWDFLHQNHHDLLTSPLVPVFLSVTTYFFLVGLYTVLDLLAPTWPCINRYRLHPDKPISWPNIWTTLGITIYNHLLYIFPAAVAQWLWRPPTPLPREAPSLWSFFLGILGCMVVFDFQYYLWHLLHHRIPWLYRTFHAVHHQYNQPFSLVTQYLSGWELFSVGLWATVDPILLQCHCLTTWGFMVFNVYVSTEDHCGYNFPWAMHNLVPFGLWGGAPKHDTHHQRPSTNFAPFFSHWDWLGGTHTVSTPSSHIANGEPDELKGRKD, from the coding sequence ATGAGCACGGGCAGGTTACTCAGAACTGAGGCTTTATCCTGGATGACGAATGTGGACAACGTGACAGGGGGCCAGTCCCACGACTTGGTCCTGCAGCCACTTTGGGACTTCCTCCACCAGAACCACCACGACCTCCTGACGAGCCCTCTCGTCCCTGTGTTCCTCTCCGTCACCACCTACTTCTTCCTGGTTGGTCTTTACACCGTGTTGGACCTGCTGGCTCCCACCTGGCCTTGCATCAACCGCTACAGGCTCCATCCTGACAAACCAATCTCCTGGCCAAACATCTGGACGACCCTGGGCATCACCATCTACAACCACCTTCTGTACATCTTTCCTGCTGCAGTTGCCCAGTGGCTGTGGAGGCCGCCCACCCCACTGCCTCGTGAAGCGCCCTCTCTCTGGAGCTTCTTCCTGGGCATCCTGGGCTGCATGGTAGTCTTCGACTTCCAGTATTACCTGTGGCACCTGCTGCACCATCGGATTCCCTGGCTGTACCGCACCTTCCACGCCGTGCACCACCAGTACAACCAGCCTTTCAGCCTGGTCACCCAGTACCTGTCTGGCTGGGAGCTGTTCAGCGTGGGGTTGTGGGCTACGGTGGACCCAATCCTGCTCCAGTGCCACTGCCTCACAACATGGGGCTTCATGGTGTTCAACGTCTATGTTTCCACCGAGGACCACTGCGGCTACAACTTCCCGTGGGCCATGCATAACCTGGTGCCCTTTGGCCTCTGGGGCGGTGCACCCAAGCATGACACACACCACCAGAGGCCCAGCACCAATTTTGCCCCATTCTTCTCTCACTGGGACTGGCTGGGGGGCACCCACACCGTGTCAACTCCCTCCAGCCACATTGCCAATGGAGAGCCAGACGAGCTGAAGGGGAGAAAAGACTAA